TCTTGCGGAGAACACGGCTGCTGATGTAGGACTGGAATACGATTACCTTGAAAAGACAAGACATTCCGGTGATTCGGTTACCATCAAGGCAAAGAATGTCGATGTAATGAACAGGGATATCATCATTATCGATGACATGATCGCAACCGGTGGAACAATGGCAGAATCTATCAAACTGCTCAAATCCCAGGGAGCAAAAGATGTCTATCTTGCATGTGTGCACCCTGTCCTTGCAAGGAATGCGGTACTTCGCCTGTACAATGCAGGGGTAAAAGATATTATAGCTACCGACACAATAGAAAAGGTGCAGAGTTGTGTCAGTGTGGCACCTCTTATAGCCAATGCTTTAAGAAGTATCTGAACATTAATATATTGAGGTTAGATCATGACGTTGCCCGATGTTTGTCCCAAAGACGGAGTTTCCCAGTGTAAGAAAAAAGCCTGCCACCTTTACGTAGTAGAGTGGCGTACCGGGGACGAACAATGTGTTATCGGGTATCGCTCAACCCACAAGGAGCTTTCAAGGTCCACTCCTATGGAAGATACTTATGCTGAAAGGACACGCATGAGGCTTCAAAATAAAGCTCCGGTTGAAAGAAGGTCATGGCCTGAAGCAGAACAAAGCACAGAAAGGCGCCAACATCTTCAGCGTCAGCCGGCTTCTGAAGAAGCTCCCACTGAGATCGCAAGACTTGCGCCAAGAGAGCCGATACATCCTGTTAACCGCGAAGAGGTCGTGGTAAACGACAAGGACACCACGGTTTTTGAAGCTCGCAGGGATGGTCAGAAGGAAGATAAAAAGAGAAAGTCTCTGGATGAGATGATGGATCTGGATCTTCCAAAGGATTATGAAGAAAAGTTCTGGGATTGATTCTTCTTAAATTTCATGACGGCTGGAATACTTTGCAGTGTATATGATCTGCTGCTGGATGAACTTGGACCTCAATACTGGTGGCCTGCAGATACGGCATTTGAAGTTGTTATAGGTGCAATGCTTACCCAGCAGACCAAATGGACCAATGTGGAAAAGGCTATTGAGGGTCTGAAGGAACACGGTCTTCTGGAAGTAGAACCTCTTGCTGAAGCTGATACAGAGCTTATTGAGGAGCTTGTGAGGTGTTGTGGTTTCTACCGGCAGAAAGCTTCCCGGTTAAAGGGTGTAGCAGCTTTTTTTGCAAAAAATGGTATGGAAAATGTCTTTTCCCTGCCTGTGATAGAACTCAGGAAAACCATATTGTCGCTCAAAGGAGTTGGCAATGAAACTGCTGACAGTATTGTGCTCTATGCCGCCAACAAGCCGAAGTTCGTAATTGATGCATACACAACACGTATGATGAAGTGTATTGGGATCGAGGGTGACTATATACAATTGCAGCAGAGGTTTGAGGCAGAACTTCCGCAAAGCGTAGATATCTATAAGGAATACCACGCCCTCATAGTTGAATATTCAAAAGCCTATTGCGGCAAGAAACGATGTAACGAATGTATTCTGAAGGATTTGAATAAGAATGGATATTGAGACGTACAATAAGATATGTGAAAGCCTTGAGAGTGTCGATGACGTAAAGAATGTTTCACGGCAGTTCTCACAGCCCATAGGTACTATCCATTCAATATTGAACCAGAAAACCGTTACAAAGGTAAAGAGAAATTTCTCCAAAGTCAAGAATAAGTCTCCAAGGCATCTGAGGCAATGGAGGAAAGGAAAAAGCATCATTGAGATAGCAAAAAAGAATGATATTCCTGCAACTCTTATGGTTTCCATGCTGCTTAAGGAAATGGGCATTCCTAAAAAAGGTTTTATCAGGAATCTTGAAGACCAGCCTGACGGGCGTCTTAAAAGAGAAGTTATTGCAGCTATGGAATCTGATTTCTTCTTCTCTCCCAAAGCTCATGCACTTCATGCAGAGAAAGGTGAAATGGGAGAGTCCATTCTTGCGCAGTGGCTTGGCGAACACGAAATAACATACAGGTCAGAAAATGACCTCAGGGCTGAAGGCTCTTCAAAAACTCCTGATTTTCTGCTGGATTCAGAAATTGTAATTGATGGTATCGATATTTTCTGGATAGAAAGCAAGGCTCTTTTCGGTGATGAGAAAGAGCATGAATATTATATTAAAAAACAGTTCAGGGAATACGAAGAGAATTACGGTACTGGTATGATCGTTTACTGGTACGGTTACATAGATACTCTTAGTTACAATGGGAATCTGATTAAAGATTACAGGTTCTTCGACAGGGATCGTGATACCATAGAAGAACTTCTGAACTTCAAGACTTACTGGTAATATATGTTTATAGGCAATATAATGGTAATTATTATTCCAGTGTTTTGCTATTCTGTAGCTTTTTCAGTTCAGACATGACCTTTTTTGTATATACCTGATAGACACCTTCGTCATCATATACAACAACTTCCTTGTTGATGGTGGCATGATTTGCGTGGACCACGAGGAATGGCCAGAGCTCATTGTTGTTCGGATCACGCTGGTTTTTCATGTTGAAAATATCCTCAGAAGTGCATAGTGAGATCCTGTGCATATTTTCGGTAATACGAGTCATATTAAAATGAACAGTAATTTTTTATTAATACCTTTCGTATTGAAATTATATGAGGTGGGAATCTGTCCGCAAACGGACAAAAAACTCTTATAAGATTCCTTTCAGGAATTTTGTCTTAAGCAAAGATTATAATAGTAACAATCATCTAAGGTTACTGAATCCGGAGCATCCGTGAATTTCAATATTTTCAATAATATTGTTCATTAATACTCTTATCATAGATCGGTGAAATCATGGCAGATATTACACATTGGGCAGATGTCATCGCAGACGAGGTGCTGGCAAAAGGCAAGAAGCACCTTGTTGCAACAGGCATCACACCCTCAGGTCACATTCATATTGGTAACATGCGCGAGGTCGTAACTGCAGATGTAGCATTCAGGGCTCTTGAAGACAAAGGCGCTGATGTGGAGTTCATCTACATTGCAGACACATACGACCCATTAAGAAAGGTCTATCC
The sequence above is a segment of the uncultured Methanolobus sp. genome. Coding sequences within it:
- a CDS encoding C15orf41 family protein is translated as MDIETYNKICESLESVDDVKNVSRQFSQPIGTIHSILNQKTVTKVKRNFSKVKNKSPRHLRQWRKGKSIIEIAKKNDIPATLMVSMLLKEMGIPKKGFIRNLEDQPDGRLKREVIAAMESDFFFSPKAHALHAEKGEMGESILAQWLGEHEITYRSENDLRAEGSSKTPDFLLDSEIVIDGIDIFWIESKALFGDEKEHEYYIKKQFREYEENYGTGMIVYWYGYIDTLSYNGNLIKDYRFFDRDRDTIEELLNFKTYW
- a CDS encoding endonuclease; amino-acid sequence: MTAGILCSVYDLLLDELGPQYWWPADTAFEVVIGAMLTQQTKWTNVEKAIEGLKEHGLLEVEPLAEADTELIEELVRCCGFYRQKASRLKGVAAFFAKNGMENVFSLPVIELRKTILSLKGVGNETADSIVLYAANKPKFVIDAYTTRMMKCIGIEGDYIQLQQRFEAELPQSVDIYKEYHALIVEYSKAYCGKKRCNECILKDLNKNGY